GGGAGTTACTCCACGTATTGCTTGACGTAAAACAGATAGTGGATTTGTTTCTGTCTTTTGTTGAATCTTTTTCACGGCTCGATAGATAATTTGATAAGCCAATGATTTTTTTCCGTGTTTCAGAATACGGTTAACCAACATGTTAACTAATCGATTACGATAAATTGGATCAGATTTTGCAGTTTTTTCTTCTGCAGTACCTCGGCGTGACATGAGCGTGAAAAAGGTTCAAGAATCGGTTTTATAAGGGCTAAAAACGAATCACTTATTTTGGCTTTTTGACCCCATATTGTAGGGTGGATCTCGAAAGATATGAAAGATCTCCCTCCAAGCCGTACATACGACTTTCATCGAATACGGCTTTCCACAGAATTCTATATGTATCTATGAGATCGAGTATGGAATTCTGTTTACTCACTTGAAATTGAGTATCCGTTTCCCTCCTTTTCCTGCTAGGATTGGAAATCCTGTATTTTACATATCCATACGATCGAGTCCTTGGGTTTCCGAAATAGTATAAAAAGAAGTGTTTCGAATCATTGCTATTTGACTCGGACCTGTTCTAAAAAAGTCGAGGTATTTCGAATTCTTTTTTGACACGGACAAAGTCAGGGAAAACCTCTGAAATGATTTCAATATTGGACCTTGGACATATTAATATAATAGTTCCGAATCTCTTTAGAAAGAAGATCTTTTGTCTCATGGTAGCCTGCTCCAGTCCCCTTACGAAACTTTCGTTATTGGGTTAGCCATATACTTCACATGTTTCTAGCGATTCACATGGCATCATCATCAAATGATACAAGTCTTGGATAAGAATCTACAACGCACTAGAACGCCCTTGTTGACGATCCTTTACTCCGACAGCATCTAGGGTTCCTCGAACAATGTGATATCTCACACCGGGTAAATCCTTAACCCTTCCTCCTCTTACTAATACTACAGAATGTTCTTGTAAATTATGGCCAATACCAGGTATATAAGCAGTGATTTCAAATCCAGAGGTTAATCGTACTCTGGCAACTTTACGTAAGGCAGAGTTTGGTTTTTTGGGGGTGATAGTGGAAAAGTTGACAGATAAGTCACCCTTACTGTCACTCTACAGAACCGTACATGAGATTTTCACCTCATACGGCTCCTCATTCAATTCTTTCGAAGGAATTGGATCCTTTTCCTCGTTTCGAGAATCTCCTCCCTTCTTCCACTCCGTCTCGAAGAGTAACTAGGACCAATTCAGTCACGTTTTCATGTTTCAATTGAACACTTTCCATTTTGAATTATGATCAAGGGAGAAGATTCTTCTTTTTACCAAACAAACATATGCGGATCAAATCACGATCTTATAATCTTATACTTATAATAAGAAGAAGAGATCTTTCTCGATCAATCCCCTTGTCCCTCATTCTTCGAGAATCAGAAAGGACCTTTTCGAGTTTGAATTTGTCCATTTGGAATCTGGTTTCTTTTCTTTCCTTCTCTTTTTCTTTTATTCCCTTCCATCATTCCTTAAGTCCCATGGGTTTGATCCTGTAGAATCTGATCCATTTTCTCATCGAACGAAGGGTACGAAATCAATTAGATTGATTTTTCGATCAAAAGTACTATGTGAAATCTTCGGTTTCTTTCCTCTCCCTCTATCTCTATCCCATAGGTACAGCGTTTGAATCCATTTTCTTCTGTATGAATCGATATTATTACATTCCAATTCTTTCCCGATACCTCCCAAGGAAAATCCCGAATTGGATCCCAAATTGACGGGTTGGCGTGAGCTTATCCATGCGGTTATGCACTCTTCGAATAGGAATCAATTTTCTGAAAGATCCTGGCTTTCGTGCTTTGGTGGGTCGTCCGAGATCCTTTCGATGACCTATGTTGAAGGGATATCTATATGATCCGATCGATTGCGCAAGGCCCGCGGTAGCAACGGAACCGGGGAAAGTATACAGAAAAGACAGTTCTTTTCTATTATCTTAGTATTAGTTAGTGATCCCGGCTCGGTGAGTCCTTTCTTCCGTGATGAACTGTTGGCACCAGTCCTACATTTTGTCTCTGTGAACCGAGGAGAAAGGGGGGCTCAGCGGGAAGAGGATTGTAACATGAGAGAGCAAGGAGGTCAACCTGTTTCAAATATACAACATGGATTCTGGCAATGCAATGTAGTTAGACCCTCATGTCGATCCGAATGAATCAGTCTTTCCACGGAGGGTGAGTCAGGGCCTGCTAGTCAAGAGGATAGCAAGTTACAAATTCTGTCTCGGTAGGACATGTATTTCTATTACTATAGGTTAGGTGGGGTTACCATTATCCTTTTTGTAGTGACGAATCTTGTATGTGTTCCTAATAAAAGGAATTTGTCCATTTTTCGAGGTCTCAAAACCAAAAGGGCGTGGAAACACATAAGAACTCTTGAATGGAAATTGAAAAGAGATGTAGCTCCAGTTCCTTCGGAAGAAGGTAAGATCTTTGGCGCAAAAAGAACGGGTTGATCCGTATCATCTTGACTTGGTTCTGCTTCCTCTCTTTTTTGTATTTTCTTTTCTATTTTAACAATACCGAGTCGGGTTCTTCTCCTACCAGTATCGAATAGAACATGCTGAACAAGATTTTCTTCATGTAAAACCTGCTCGATTTAGATCAGGAAAATCGTACGGATTTTATGAAACCATGTGCTATGGCTCGAATCCGTAGTCTTCCGATAGGAGCAGTTGACAATGGAATCCGATTTTTCCCATTATTTCCGTATCCGTAATAGTGCGAAAAGAAGGCCCGGCTCCGGGTTGTTCAGGAATAGTGGCGTTGAGTTTCTCGACCCTTTGACTTAGGATTAGTCAGTTCTATTTCTCGATGGGGGCAAGGAAGGGATATAACTCAGCGGTAGAGTGTCACCTTGACGTGGTGGAAGTCATCAGTTCGAGCCTGATTATCCCTAAACCCAATACGAGCTTTTCTATTTTGACTTGCTCCCCCGCCGTGATCGAATGAGATAAGAGGCTCGTGGGATTGACGTGAGAGGGTAGGGATGGCTATATTGCTGGGAGCGAACTCCATGCTAATATAAAGCGCATGGATACAAGTTATGCCTTGGGATGAAAGACAATTCCGAATCAGCTTTGTCCACGAAGAAGGAAGCTATAAGTAATGCAACTATGAATCTCATGGAGAGTTTGATCCTGGCTCAGGATGAACGCTGGCGGCATGCTTAACACATGCAAGTCGGACGGGAACTGGTGTTTCCAGTGGCGGACGGGTGAGTAACGCGTAAGAACCTGCCCTTGGGAGGGGGACAACAGCTGGAAACGGCTGCTAATACCCCGTAGGCTGAGGAGCAAAAGGAGGAATCCGCCCGAGGAGGGGCTCGCGTCTGATTAGCTAGTTGGTGAGGCAATAGCTTACCAAGGCGATGATCAGTAGCTGGTCCGAGAGGATGATCAGCCACACTGGGACTGAGACACGGCCCAGACTCCTACGGGAGGCAGCAGTGGGGAATTTTCCGCAATGGGCGAAAGCCTGACGGAGCAATGCCGCGTGGAGGTAGAAGGCCTACGGGTCGTGAACTTCTTTTCCCAGAGAAGAAGCAATGACGGTATCTGAGGAATAAGCATCGGCTAACTCTGTGCCAGCAGCCGCGGTAAGACAGAGGATGCAAGCGTTATCCGGAATGATTGGGCGTAAAGCGTCTGTAGGTGGCTTTTCAAGTCCGCCGTCAAATCCCAGGGCTCAACCCTGGACAGGCGGTGGAAACTACCAAGCTGGAGTGCGGTAGGGGCAGAGGGAATTTCCGGTGGAGCGGTGAAATGCGTAGAGATCGGAAAGAACACCAACGGCGAAAGCACTCTGCTGGGCCGACACTGACACTGAGAGACGAAAGCTAGGGGAGCGAATGGGATTAGATACCCCAGTAGTCCTAGCCGTAAACGATGGATACTAGGCGCTGCGCGTATCGACCCGTGCAGTGCTGTAGCTAACGCGTTAAGTATCCCGCCTGGGGAGTACGTTCGCAAGAATGAAACTCAAAGGAATTGACGGGGGCCCGCACAAGCGGTGGAGCATGTGGTTTAATTCGATGCAAAGCGAAGAACCTTACCAGGGCTTGACATGCCGCGAATCCTCTTGAAAGAGAGGGGTGCCTTCGGGAACGCGGACACAGGTGGTGCATGGCTGTCGTCAGCTCGTGCCGTAAGGTGTTGGGTTAAGTCCCGCAACGAGCGCAACCCTCGTGTTTAGTTGCCACCATTGAGTTTGGAACCCTGAACAGACTGCCGGTGATAAGCCGGAGGAAGGTGAGGATGACGTCAAGTCATCATGCCCCTTATGCCCTGGGCGACACACGTGCTACAATGGCCGGGACAAAGGGTCGCGATCCCGCGAGGGTGAGCTAACTCCAAAAACCCGTCCTCAGTTCGGATTGCAGGCTGCAACTCGCCTGCATGAAGCCGGAATCGCTAGTAATCGCCGGTCAGCCATACGGCGGTGAATTCGTTCCCGGGCCTTGTACACACCGCCCGTCACACTATGGGAGCTGGCCATGCCCGAAGTCGTTACCTTAACCGCAAGGAGGGGGATGCCGAAGGCGGGGCTAGTGACTGGAGTGAAGTCGTAACAAGGTAGCCGTACTGGAAGGTGCGGCTGGATCACCTCCTTTTCAGGGAGAGCTAATGCTTGTTGGTTGGTTTGACACTGCTTCACACCCAAAAAGAAGAGCGAGCCACGTCTGAGCTAAGCTTGGAGATGGAAGTCTTCTTTCGTTTCTCGACGGTGAAGTAAGACCAAGTTCATGAGCTTATTATCCTAGGTCGGAACAAGTTGATAGGATCCCCTTTTTTACGTCCCCATGTCCCTCCCGGGTGGCAACATGGGGGCGCAAAAAAGGAAAGAGAGGGATGGGGTTTCTCTCGCTTTTGGCGTAGCAGGTCTCCCCAGTGGGGAGGCCTGCACGACGGGCTATTAGCTCAGTGGTAGAGCGCGCCCCTGATAATTGCGTCGTTGTGCCTGGGCTGTGAGGGCTCTCAGCCACATGGATAGTTCAATGTGCTCATCAGCGCCTGACCCGGAGATGTGGATCATCCAAGGCACATTAGCATGGCGTACTCCTCCTGTTCGAACCGGAGTTTGAAACCAAACTTCTCCTCAGGAGGATAGATGGAGCGATTCAGGTGAGATCCAATGTAGATCCAACTTTCTATTCACTCGTGGGATCTGGGCGGTCCGGGGGGGGGCCACCACGGCTCCTCTCTTCTCGAGAATCCATACATCCCTTATCAGTGTATGGACAGCTATCTCTCGAGCACAGGTTTAGGTTCGGCCTCAATGGGGAAAATGGAGCACCTAACAACGCATCTTCACAGACCAAGAACTACGAGATCACCCCAGAATGAAAGGGGTGACGGAGGGATCGTACCATTCGAGCCTTTTTTTCATGCTTTTCCCGGAGGTCTGGAGAAAGCAGCAATCAATAGGATTTCCCTAATCTTCCCTTCCCGAAAACGAAAGGAAGAACGTGAAATTCTTTTTCCGCGGGGACCAGGAGATTGGATCTAGCCATAAGAAGAATGCTTGGTATAAATAACTCACTTCTTGGTCTCCGACCCCCTCAGTCACTACGAGCGCCCCCCGATCAGTGCAATGGGATGTGTCTATTTATCTATCTCTTGACTCGAGATGGGAGCAGGTTTGAAAAAGGATCTTAGAGTGTCTAGGGTTGGGCCAGGAGGGTCTCTTAACGCCTTCTTTTTTCTTCTCATCGGAGTTATTTCACAAAGACTTGCCATTCATTGGTAAGGAAGAAGGGGGGAACAAGCACACTTGGAGAGCGCAGTACAACGGAGGGTTGTATGCTGCGTTCGGGAAGGATGAATCGCTCCCCCAAAAAAATCTATTGATTCTCTCCCAATTGGTTGGATCGTAGGTGCGATGATTTACTTCACGGGCGAGGTCTCTGGTTCAAGTCCAGGATGGCCCAGCTGTGCCAGGGAAAAGAATAGAAGAAGCATCTGACTCCTTCATGCATGCTCCACTTGGCTCGGGGGATATAGCTCAGTTGGTAGAGCTCCGCTCTTGCAATTGGGTCGTTGCGATTACGGGTTGGATGTCTAATTGTCCAGGCGGTAATGATAGTATCTTGTACCTGAACCGGTGGCTCACTTTTTCTAAGTAATGGGGAAGAGGACCGAAACATGCCACTGAAAGACTCTACTGAGACAAAGATGGGCTGTCAAGAACGTAGAGGAGGTAGGATGGGTAGTTGGTCAGATCTAGTATGGATCGTACATGGACGATAGTTGGAGTCGGCGGCTCTCCTAGGGTTACCTCATCTGGGATCCCTGGGGAAGAGGATCAAGTTGGCCCTTGCGAACAGCTTGATGCACTATCTCCCTTCAACCCTTTGAGCGAAATGCGGCAAAAGGAAGGAAAATCCATGGACCGACCCCATCGTCTCCACCCCGTAGGAACTACGAGATCACCCCAAGGACGCCTTCGGCATCCAGGGGTCACGGACCGACCATATACCCTGTTCAATAAGTGGAACGCATTAGCTGTCCGCTCTCTGGTTGGGCAGTAAGGGTCGGAGAAGGGCAATCACTCATTCTTAAAACCAGCACCTTTTGTTTTGAGAAGAGTTGCTCTTTGGAGAGCACAGTACGATGAAAGTTGTAAGCTGTGTTCGGGGGGGAGTTATTGTCTATCGTTGGCCTCTATGGTAGAATCAGTCGGGGAGGCCTGAGAGGCGGTGGTTTACCCTGTGGCGGATGTCAGCGGTTCGAGTCCGCTTATCTCCAGTCCAGCTCGTGATCTTAGCCGAAGGTATATGATAGCACCAAATTGCATTTTTCCGATTCGGCAGTTCGATCTATGATTTATCATTCATGGACGTTGATAAGATCCTTCCATTTAGCAGCACCTTAGGATGGCATAGCCTTAACGTTAACGGCGAGGTTCAAACGAGGAAAGGCTTACGGTGGATACCTAGGCACCCAGAGACGAGGAAGGGCGTAGCAAGCGACGAAATGCTTCGGGGAGTTGAAAATAAGCATAGATCC
This region of Nymphaea colorata chloroplast, complete genome genomic DNA includes:
- the rps12 gene encoding ribosomal protein S12, whose translation is MPTIKQLIRNTRQPMRNVTKSPALRGCPQRRGTCTRVYTITPKKPNSALRKVARVRLTSGFEITAYIPGIGHNLQEHSVVLVRGGRVKDLPGVRYHIVRGTLDAVGVKDRQQGRSKYGVKKPK